In one window of Arachis ipaensis cultivar K30076 chromosome B06, Araip1.1, whole genome shotgun sequence DNA:
- the LOC107647963 gene encoding uncharacterized protein LOC107647963 gives MRRYWKRRGGYHRLNGSNWWRRRHKKQVEQLGTTDTGATNTRRRTWRIKVSRKIRISRIPSPKKFLLWLRDSYVRMMLGVANSKVMSMSGSAVGYGGRSATTSMALGVVNSKPMKEYDEKMIVHIYKSLVMAQQQGHEPHKFPSQITCP, from the coding sequence ATGCGGAGGTACTGGAAGAGAAGAGGGGGATACCATAGACTAAATGGATCCAATTGGTGGCGGAGGAGGCACAAGAAGCAAGTGGAGCAGCTTGGAACCACCGACACCGGCGCCACCAACACAAGGCGTAGGACATGGAGGATCAAGGTGTCCCGTAAGATCAGGATATCCAGAATCCCTTCGCCCAAGAAATTCTTGCTGTGGCTCAGGGATTCTTACGTTAGAATGATGCTTGGGGTGGCCAACTCTAAGGTCATGAGCATGAGCGGTTCTGCCGTCGGATACGGCGGCAGAAGCGCAACCACGTCCATGGCCCTCGGAGTGGTGAATTCTAAGCCCATGAAGGAGTATGATGAGAAGATGATTGTTCATATCTACAAGTCCTTGGTCATGGCGCAGCAGCAGGGACATGAACCACACAAATTCCCATCTCAAATCACTTGTCCATAG
- the LOC107646367 gene encoding uncharacterized protein LOC107646367, with the protein MRGGFVRGAAARPHNPREENRQQGDLNPREVKKGRRSEVEVAIVGTRKLVPRVEEWMEDGSEAERQLDGDQPDTYMERDQDKISGGSTYQKTFAETVKTGTRTTIVTQEKETREDIETEREDRDEEDVDDIILKRMPDGLYNLVIGERVKRELCNDWWETLIVKLLGRRITLARRSGLYTHIEGPWKIFDHYLTVRLWKPEFDSMKASIDNIAAWVQLPGLPIEYYNRTILEKIGNIIGCTLKVDSNTAEVSREKFARICVEVDLEKPLTTNYMINGVKHAVGYEGVHLVYFACGRVGHDKGVCPKSQIKKDGTENGGGPAGVEEEGEGTLGNIVKNKGKKVIMEEEGQYGPWMLVQRQTRGQKSVKIRENGSSGSGAPGQGVGAGRAGNISRFAVLQYEEIDPKDDGNQEGPHNHTEIDKSLMEVTHRRKDRLQGSKNNNDPHKTFTQPQKKSPTRTNLFTAFD; encoded by the exons ATGCGAGGCGGCTTCGTTAGGGGGGCTGCAGCACGTCCTCATAATCCACGAGAGGAAAATAGGCAGCAGGGAGACCTAAATCCCAGAGAAGTCAAAAAAGGAAGGAGGTCGGAAGTAGAGGTTGCCATTGTAGGGACAAGGAAGCTGGTACCAAGAGTAGAAGAATGGATGGAGGACGGCTCAGAGGCTGAACGGCAGCTAGATGGAGATCAACCAGACACATACATGGAAAGAGATCAAGACAAGATTTCTGGAGGATCTACATATCAAAAGACCTTTGCAGAAACTGTTAAAACAGGGACTAGGACTACCATAGTCACTCAAGAGAAGGAAACAAGAGAGGATATAGAAACTGAGAGAGAAGACCGTGATGAAGAAGACGTAGACGACATCATTCTAAAGAGGATGCCTGATGGACTTTACAATCTCGTCATAGGAGAGCGTGTGAAAAGAGAGCTTTGTAACGATTGGTGGGAGACACTCATAGTGAAGCTCCTAGGAAGGAGGATCACTTTGGCG AGAAGATCTGGACTATACACTCACATAGAGGGGCCGTGGAAGATTTTCGATCACTACTTGACGGTAAGGCTTTGGAAGCCGGAGTTTGATTCCATGAAGGCATCCATTGATAATATCGCTGCTTGGGTACAGCTCCCGGGACTTCCCATTGAGTATTACAATCGCACTATCTTGGAGAAGATAGGAAACATCATTGGTTGCACTTTGAAAGTAGACTCAAACACTGCGGAGGTCTCAAGGGAAAAGTTTGCAAGAATTTGTGTGGAAGTAGATCTAGAAAAGCCCCTGACCACCAACTATATGATCAATGGAGTGAAACATGCTGTGGGATATGAAGGAGTGCACTTAGTGTATTTTGCTTGCGGAAGAGTAGGACATGATAAGGGAGTCTGCCCAAAATCACAAATAAAAAAAGATGGGACGGAGAATGGCGGTGGACCAGCAGGTGTTGAGGAAGAAGGTGAGGGCACTTTGGGGAATATAGTAAAAAATAAGGGTAAAAAAGTCATTATGGAGGAAGAAGGACAATATGGTCCGTGGATGCTTGTGCAAAGACAAACACGTGGCCAAAAATCCGTTAAAATTAGAGAGAATGGGAGTAGTGGTAGTGGTGCGCCAGGAcagggagtgggtgctggaagaGCAGGGAACATTTCACGCTTTGCAGTGTTGCAGTATGAGGAAATAGATCCCAAGGACGATGGTAATCAGGAGGGTCCACACAATCACACAGAAATAGACAAAAGCTTAATGGAGGTCACTCACAGGAGAAAGGATAGATTACAAGGCTCCAAGAACAACAATGACCCACATAAGACATTTACCCAGCCACAAAAAAAAAGCCCAACAAGAACCAATCTCTTTACAGCCTTTGATTAA
- the LOC107645677 gene encoding GATA transcription factor 15 yields MEVQVGAVSNRSCNDCHTTTTPLWRAGPDGPRSLCNACGLRYRKRRKALDKGGAKKSRKRNNRATSEHDDEVDFGCNMEPYTLHGRSQFKLKEEEEAAILLMALSCAY; encoded by the exons ATGGAAGTTCAAGTTGGAGCAGTATCAAACAGAAGCTGTAACGATTGCCACACAACCACCACACCTCTATGGAGGGCTGGTCCAGATGGCCCTAGG TCTCTTTGCAATGCATGTGGGCTAAGGTACAGGAAGAGGAGGAAAGCCCTGGATAAAGGGGGAGCAAAGAAAAGCAGGAAGAGGAATAATAGAGCAACAAGTGAGCATGATGATGAAGTGGATTTTGGTTGCAATATGGAGCCTTATACATTACATGGAAGAAGTCAATTCAagttaaaagaagaagaagaggctgcTATATTGTTGATGGCCCTTTCTTGTGCTTATTAG
- the LOC107646368 gene encoding endoglucanase 25-like, whose product MISEFGLRMSGKHNIWGGPLEINVEEHGLWHEEEEEEEEEEEFRRRRRGLDRAPYEAPSDEVKQRWLRRPDILEKSKSSSSYCNKSSISTLVCLVTISAIIALIMKLKPHYHPPSSPTLDNYTLALPKALLFFNAQQSGKLPLNNNVSWRGDSCLKDEQVGGYYDGGDSTKYNFPAAFAMTMLSWSVLEYNQKYESALELHHVKYTIKWGTDYLLKTFTAYANSTTTVASQLPSPTTKHNNKCWIRPEEIQSPRPASHCTTCPALAAETAAALAAASIVFHDNEAYSKKLIHGADVIFRFATQGLGDKYSGGADPPSLVYNSSGFWDEFLWGGTWMYLATGNSSYLNLITSPELDEKVGSMRQSVLSWDNKLPGAALLLARLRMFLDYGYPYEQVLKNYQNKIDDIVCSYLPNSRKFNRTKGGLIMLNHGNPRPLQYVVNAAFLAKLYSDYMGALYVPGIMCGGKFYRSEALEDFARTQVDYILGKNPEKMSYVVGFGERYPEEVHHMGASIMSEKGKKYGCGGGWKWRDRRKPNPNVIVGAMVGGPDKLDGFNDLRSNYNYTEPSLAGNSGLVAALVALSQNATPNNGIDHNTIFYSVRLP is encoded by the exons ATGATCAGTGAATTTGGATTGAGAATGTCGGGAAAACACAACATATGGGGTGGTCCACTGGAAATAAACGTTGAGGAGCATGGTCTGtggcatgaagaagaagaagaggaggaggaggaggaagagttcCGGCGGCGAAGGAGGGGGTTGGATAGGGCGCCGTATGAAGCACCATCTGATGAAGTGAAGCAAAGGTGGCTGCGGAGACCGGACATCCTTGAAAAGTCCAAGTCATCATCTTCCTATTGTAATAAGAGTTCCATTTCCACACTTGTTTGCCTTGTAACCATTTCCGCCATTATCGCCCTCATAATGAAGCTCAAGCCACATTATCATCCTCCATCTTCCCCCACTCTTGATAACTATACCCTTGCTCTCCCCAAGGCCCTCCTCTTCTTCAACGCCCAGCAAT CTGGAAAACTGCCTCTGAACAACAATGTTTCATGGAGGGGTGACTCGTGTTTGAAAGACGAGCAGGTTGGTGGCTACTACGACGGCGGTGACTCCACCAAGTATAATTTCCCGGCGGCATTCGCCATGACGATGCTAAGTTGGAGCGTACTGGAATACAACCAGAAATACGAATCAGCTCTTGAGCTTCATCATGTCAAATACACCATAAAATGGGGAACCGATTACCTTCTCAAAACCTTCACCGCTTATGCAAACTCGACGACCACTGTTGCTTCCCAACTACCTTCACCGACGACCAAACACAACAACAAGTGTTGGATCCGCCCCGAGGAAATCCAATCCCCTCGCCCTGCATCGCATTGCACCACTTGCCCTGCTCTCGCTGCGGAAACCGCAGCCGCTCTAGCAGCTGCATCCATCGTCTTCCATGATAACGAGGCCTATTCCAAGAAACTGATCCATGGAGCAGACGTGATCTTCCGATTCGCCACGCAAGGATTAGGAGACAAGTACTCTGGCGGGGCCGATCCGCCTTCGCTTGTCTATAACTCGAGCGGCTTCTGGGATGAGTTCTTGTGGGGCGGAACATGGATGTACTTGGCTACCGGAAATTCTTCCTACCTCAATCTCATTACTAGTCCTGAATTGGATGAGAAAGTTGGTTCCATGCGGCAGAGTGTGCTTTCTTGGGACAACAAGCTTCCCGGTGCTGCGTTGCTTCTTGCTCGCTTGAGAATGTTCTTGGATTACGGCTATCCTTACGAACAAGTATTGAAAAATTATCAAAACAAAATCGATGACATAGTGTGCTCTTATCTCCCAAATTCCAGGAAATTTAACAGAACAAAAGGAGGGTTGATCATGTTAAACCATGGAAATCCACGCCCTCTTCAGTACGTTGTGAACGCAGCATTCTTGGCTAAGCTATATAGTGATTACATGG GTGCCTTATACGTACCTGGAATAATGTGCGGAGGTAAATTCTACCGTTCAGAAGCATTGGAGGATTTTGCTAGGACTCAGGTGGATTACATACTTGGGAAGAATCCAGAGAAGATGAGCTATGTGGTTGGGTTTGGAGAGAGATACCCTGAAGAAGTTCACCACATGGGTGCATCTATTATGAGTGAGAAGGGGAAGAAGTATGGTTGTGGTGGTGGATGGAAGTGGAGGGACAGAAGGAAACCGAATCCGAATGTGATTGTAGGAGCCATGGTTGGTGGTCCTGATAAGCTTGATGGTTTCAATGACTTGCGTTCCAACTATAACTACACTGAACCATCTCTTGCAGGGAATTCGGGTCTTGTTGCGGCGCTTGTGGCTTTGTCACAGAATGCCACTCCAAATAATGGGATAGACCACAACACCATATTCTATTCAGTTCGACTTCCCTAA